Within Rhodospirillaceae bacterium, the genomic segment GCTACGATCCGGTCGCCTATTTCACCGAGGGCAAGCCGGTCGCCGGCAAGCCGGAATTCACCCACGTATGGAAAAGCGCGACCTGGTATTTCTCCAGCGCCGCCAACCGGGACAAGTTCAGGCAGGATCCGGAGCGCTGGGCGCCGCAATATGGCGGTTATTGCGCCTATGGCGTCGCCCAGGGCTACGCCGTCAAGATCGAGGTCGACCAGTGGTCGGTCGTCGACGGCAAGCTCTACCTCAACTACGACCGCAGCGTACAGCGGACCTGGAAGCGGGACATTCCCGGCTACATCCGCAAGGCCAACAAAAACTGGCCCGGCGTGCTCAAGTAAGCCGCCCGCGCAGCCAGGCCAGAACGTGGAGCCGCAGG encodes:
- a CDS encoding YHS domain-containing protein, whose translation is MTLSRRFLLAAALAAPVAALAGHYTVAPATAAKPEIFAPGGMAIRGYDPVAYFTEGKPVAGKPEFTHVWKSATWYFSSAANRDKFRQDPERWAPQYGGYCAYGVAQGYAVKIEVDQWSVVDGKLYLNYDRSVQRTWKRDIPGYIRKANKNWPGVLK